The following coding sequences are from one Tachysurus vachellii isolate PV-2020 chromosome 7, HZAU_Pvac_v1, whole genome shotgun sequence window:
- the LOC132849270 gene encoding C-C motif chemokine 3-like — MSSRSLLLVLLVLACLQSFTTAQNGHVPYQCCYRFLTRPIPVRVITDYEVTELRCAKPGVIFTLQDGRHVCVDPSFKWVKNHMKKIDQHLFNSLNKPECE; from the exons ATGAGCTCTCGTTCTCTCCTGCTGGTTCTGCTGGTTCTCGCCTGCCTTCAGTCCTTCACAACAGCCCAGA atGGACATGTACCATATCAGTGCTGTTACAGATTTCTGACACGACCAATCCCTGTAAGAGTCATTACAGATTATGAAGTAACAGAGCTTCGGTGTGCAAAACCTGGAGTCAT CTTTACTCTACAGGACGGTCgtcatgtgtgtgtagatccCAGCTTCAAGTGGGTGAAGAATCACATGAAGAAAATTGACCAGCATCTATTTAACAGTCTGAACAAACCTGAATGTGAGTGA